One genomic region from Falco rusticolus isolate bFalRus1 chromosome 19, bFalRus1.pri, whole genome shotgun sequence encodes:
- the SH2D2A gene encoding SH2 domain-containing protein 2A isoform X2: MDDDRPLFSTFKPLGEDNTASTKPGRDTTRDQPQGAEQPLGHNDTGGRVGQGVAKGPSPPVPPSSHTTGAVSSWAAIEAPRGAQSILGGHPHPSPRPLSPSLQALPGSWPSPPGWSLPEGDLQPELVALRAQTRLWFEQTQARRLGAKGELPAWFHGFISRRETEQLLQDQPPGCFLIRFSESTVGFVLSYRGRDRCRHFVLDQLPDGRYVILGEQSAHAALADLLRHYATAPLAPYHEVLTVPCRREGEPRGGSQTPAGSSAVHPPSSKAPAKPLVYSTVAKGVPAARQVAAAPLLPAEPSTEGGSSREAPNVPPPLPAKASSLGAAQGSHSPAGGGAAPKGPSAQVPEAAPPTPPPPPPPADAKYQQLMCFHTYAEPHEGIAPRPPARKGLQEPIPFYAMGRGSSPGTSHEENIYSEVALAQQDLPAPLPGGSRGGFSTLPPKPRAHRWLFRSVSSQASKRRQVLAAPSTIGKGTTNPRLELPDAGRSRGTSAAKQPLAAAGQKDPENIYEQVSGHRL; the protein is encoded by the exons ATGGATGACGACCGTCCCCTCTTCAGCACCTTCAAACCCCTCGGTGAGGACAACACAGCCAGCACCAAGCCAGGACGCGATACGACCCGGGaccagccccagggagcagagcagcccctgggcCATAACGACACAGGTGGCAGGGTAGGACAAGGGGTTGCAAAGGGTCCGTcgccccctgtgccccccagctcacacaccACAGGCGCCGTGTCCTCCTGGGCTGCAATAGAAGCCCCACGTGGGGCGCAGAGCATCCTCGGGGGACATCCCCACCCGAGCCCCCGGCcgctttccccttccctccaggcCCTGCCAGGCTCCTGGCCGTCTCCACCAGGCTGGTCCCTGCCGGAGGGCGacctgcagccagagctggtggCCCTGCGTGCCCAGACGAGGCTGTGGTTCGAGCAGACACAAGCCAGGAGGCTGGGAGCCAAGGGCGAGCTCCCAGCCTGGTTCCACGGCTTCATCAGCCGGAG GGAGAcggagcagctgctgcaggatcAACCCCCAGGCTGCTTCCTGATCCGCTTCAGCGAGAGCACAGTGGGCTTCGTCCTGTCCTACAG GGGCAGGGATCGGTGCCGGCACTTTGTCCTGGACCAGCTGCCGGACGGGCGGTACGTGATCCTGGGGGAGCAGAGCGCCCACGCCGCGCTGGCCGACCTGCTGCGGCACTACGCCACTGCGCCCCTCGCGCCCTACCACGAGGTCCTGACGGTGCCGTGCAGGCGG GAAGGGGAGCCCCGAGGAGGGTCGCAGACCCCCGCcggcagcagtgctgtgcatcCCCCATCCAGCAAAGCACCAGCAAAGCCCCTGGTGTACAGCACCGTGGCCAAGGGGGTCCCGGCAGCCAGGCAGGTGGCcgcagcccccctgctccctgcgGAGCCCAGCACCGAGGGAGGCTCATCCAGGGAG GCTCCCAACGTCCCCCCGCCGCTGCCAGCCAAGGCCAGCTCCTTGGGGGCAGCTCAGGGGTCACACAGCCCCGCCGGCGGTGGAGCAGCCCCCAAAGGTCCCTCCGCTCAGGTGCCAGAAGCCGCcccccccacaccacccccgccacccccacccgCCGATGCCAAGTACCAGCAGCTCATGTGCTTCCACACCTACGCCGAGCCCCACGAGGGCATCGCCCCCAGGCCCCCCGCCCGCAAGGGGCTGCAAGAGCCCATCCCCTTCTACGCCATGGGCAGGGGGTCCAGCCCCGGCACCAGCCACGAGGAGAACATCTACTCCGAGGTGGCGCTGGCCCAGCAGGATCTGCCCGCTCCGCTTCCCGGGGGATCCCGAGGTGGCTTCTCCACGCTGCCCCCCAAACCCCGCGCTCACCGCTGGCTCTTCCGCAGCGTGTCCAGCCAAGCTTCCAAGAGGCGGCAGgtcctggcagctcccagcaccatTGGGAAG GGCACCACGAACCCTCGGCTCGAGCTCCCCGATGCCGGTCGCAGCCGCGGGACGAGCGCTGCAAAACAACCCCTGGCTGCAGCGGGGCAGAAAGACCCCGAAAACATTTACGAGCAGGTTTCTGGACACCGTCTCTAA
- the SH2D2A gene encoding SH2 domain-containing protein 2A isoform X1, translated as MDDDRPLFSTFKPLGEDNTASTKPGRDTTRDQPQGAEQPLGHNDTGGRVGQGVAKGPSPPVPPSSHTTGAVSSWAAIEAPRGAQSILGGHPHPSPRPLSPSLQALPGSWPSPPGWSLPEGDLQPELVALRAQTRLWFEQTQARRLGAKGELPAWFHGFISRRETEQLLQDQPPGCFLIRFSESTVGFVLSYRGRDRCRHFVLDQLPDGRYVILGEQSAHAALADLLRHYATAPLAPYHEVLTVPCRREGEPRGGSQTPAGSSAVHPPSSKAPAKPLVYSTVAKGVPAARQVAAAPLLPAEPSTEGGSSREAPNVPPPLPAKASSLGAAQGSHSPAGGGAAPKGPSAQVPEAAPPTPPPPPPPADAKYQQLMCFHTYAEPHEGIAPRPPARKGLQEPIPFYAMGRGSSPGTSHEENIYSEVALAQQDLPAPLPGGSRGGFSTLPPKPRAHRWLFRSVSSQASKRRQVLAAPSTIGKVGEASSLAREGTTNPRLELPDAGRSRGTSAAKQPLAAAGQKDPENIYEQVSGHRL; from the exons ATGGATGACGACCGTCCCCTCTTCAGCACCTTCAAACCCCTCGGTGAGGACAACACAGCCAGCACCAAGCCAGGACGCGATACGACCCGGGaccagccccagggagcagagcagcccctgggcCATAACGACACAGGTGGCAGGGTAGGACAAGGGGTTGCAAAGGGTCCGTcgccccctgtgccccccagctcacacaccACAGGCGCCGTGTCCTCCTGGGCTGCAATAGAAGCCCCACGTGGGGCGCAGAGCATCCTCGGGGGACATCCCCACCCGAGCCCCCGGCcgctttccccttccctccaggcCCTGCCAGGCTCCTGGCCGTCTCCACCAGGCTGGTCCCTGCCGGAGGGCGacctgcagccagagctggtggCCCTGCGTGCCCAGACGAGGCTGTGGTTCGAGCAGACACAAGCCAGGAGGCTGGGAGCCAAGGGCGAGCTCCCAGCCTGGTTCCACGGCTTCATCAGCCGGAG GGAGAcggagcagctgctgcaggatcAACCCCCAGGCTGCTTCCTGATCCGCTTCAGCGAGAGCACAGTGGGCTTCGTCCTGTCCTACAG GGGCAGGGATCGGTGCCGGCACTTTGTCCTGGACCAGCTGCCGGACGGGCGGTACGTGATCCTGGGGGAGCAGAGCGCCCACGCCGCGCTGGCCGACCTGCTGCGGCACTACGCCACTGCGCCCCTCGCGCCCTACCACGAGGTCCTGACGGTGCCGTGCAGGCGG GAAGGGGAGCCCCGAGGAGGGTCGCAGACCCCCGCcggcagcagtgctgtgcatcCCCCATCCAGCAAAGCACCAGCAAAGCCCCTGGTGTACAGCACCGTGGCCAAGGGGGTCCCGGCAGCCAGGCAGGTGGCcgcagcccccctgctccctgcgGAGCCCAGCACCGAGGGAGGCTCATCCAGGGAG GCTCCCAACGTCCCCCCGCCGCTGCCAGCCAAGGCCAGCTCCTTGGGGGCAGCTCAGGGGTCACACAGCCCCGCCGGCGGTGGAGCAGCCCCCAAAGGTCCCTCCGCTCAGGTGCCAGAAGCCGCcccccccacaccacccccgccacccccacccgCCGATGCCAAGTACCAGCAGCTCATGTGCTTCCACACCTACGCCGAGCCCCACGAGGGCATCGCCCCCAGGCCCCCCGCCCGCAAGGGGCTGCAAGAGCCCATCCCCTTCTACGCCATGGGCAGGGGGTCCAGCCCCGGCACCAGCCACGAGGAGAACATCTACTCCGAGGTGGCGCTGGCCCAGCAGGATCTGCCCGCTCCGCTTCCCGGGGGATCCCGAGGTGGCTTCTCCACGCTGCCCCCCAAACCCCGCGCTCACCGCTGGCTCTTCCGCAGCGTGTCCAGCCAAGCTTCCAAGAGGCGGCAGgtcctggcagctcccagcaccatTGGGAAGGTGGGAGAAGCTtccagcctggccagggag GGCACCACGAACCCTCGGCTCGAGCTCCCCGATGCCGGTCGCAGCCGCGGGACGAGCGCTGCAAAACAACCCCTGGCTGCAGCGGGGCAGAAAGACCCCGAAAACATTTACGAGCAGGTTTCTGGACACCGTCTCTAA
- the SH2D2A gene encoding SH2 domain-containing protein 2A isoform X3: MDDDRPLFSTFKPLGEDNTASTKPGRDTTRDQPQGAEQPLGHNDTGGRALPGSWPSPPGWSLPEGDLQPELVALRAQTRLWFEQTQARRLGAKGELPAWFHGFISRRETEQLLQDQPPGCFLIRFSESTVGFVLSYRGRDRCRHFVLDQLPDGRYVILGEQSAHAALADLLRHYATAPLAPYHEVLTVPCRREGEPRGGSQTPAGSSAVHPPSSKAPAKPLVYSTVAKGVPAARQVAAAPLLPAEPSTEGGSSREAPNVPPPLPAKASSLGAAQGSHSPAGGGAAPKGPSAQVPEAAPPTPPPPPPPADAKYQQLMCFHTYAEPHEGIAPRPPARKGLQEPIPFYAMGRGSSPGTSHEENIYSEVALAQQDLPAPLPGGSRGGFSTLPPKPRAHRWLFRSVSSQASKRRQVLAAPSTIGKVGEASSLAREGTTNPRLELPDAGRSRGTSAAKQPLAAAGQKDPENIYEQVSGHRL, translated from the exons ATGGATGACGACCGTCCCCTCTTCAGCACCTTCAAACCCCTCGGTGAGGACAACACAGCCAGCACCAAGCCAGGACGCGATACGACCCGGGaccagccccagggagcagagcagcccctgggcCATAACGACACAGGTGGCAGG gcCCTGCCAGGCTCCTGGCCGTCTCCACCAGGCTGGTCCCTGCCGGAGGGCGacctgcagccagagctggtggCCCTGCGTGCCCAGACGAGGCTGTGGTTCGAGCAGACACAAGCCAGGAGGCTGGGAGCCAAGGGCGAGCTCCCAGCCTGGTTCCACGGCTTCATCAGCCGGAG GGAGAcggagcagctgctgcaggatcAACCCCCAGGCTGCTTCCTGATCCGCTTCAGCGAGAGCACAGTGGGCTTCGTCCTGTCCTACAG GGGCAGGGATCGGTGCCGGCACTTTGTCCTGGACCAGCTGCCGGACGGGCGGTACGTGATCCTGGGGGAGCAGAGCGCCCACGCCGCGCTGGCCGACCTGCTGCGGCACTACGCCACTGCGCCCCTCGCGCCCTACCACGAGGTCCTGACGGTGCCGTGCAGGCGG GAAGGGGAGCCCCGAGGAGGGTCGCAGACCCCCGCcggcagcagtgctgtgcatcCCCCATCCAGCAAAGCACCAGCAAAGCCCCTGGTGTACAGCACCGTGGCCAAGGGGGTCCCGGCAGCCAGGCAGGTGGCcgcagcccccctgctccctgcgGAGCCCAGCACCGAGGGAGGCTCATCCAGGGAG GCTCCCAACGTCCCCCCGCCGCTGCCAGCCAAGGCCAGCTCCTTGGGGGCAGCTCAGGGGTCACACAGCCCCGCCGGCGGTGGAGCAGCCCCCAAAGGTCCCTCCGCTCAGGTGCCAGAAGCCGCcccccccacaccacccccgccacccccacccgCCGATGCCAAGTACCAGCAGCTCATGTGCTTCCACACCTACGCCGAGCCCCACGAGGGCATCGCCCCCAGGCCCCCCGCCCGCAAGGGGCTGCAAGAGCCCATCCCCTTCTACGCCATGGGCAGGGGGTCCAGCCCCGGCACCAGCCACGAGGAGAACATCTACTCCGAGGTGGCGCTGGCCCAGCAGGATCTGCCCGCTCCGCTTCCCGGGGGATCCCGAGGTGGCTTCTCCACGCTGCCCCCCAAACCCCGCGCTCACCGCTGGCTCTTCCGCAGCGTGTCCAGCCAAGCTTCCAAGAGGCGGCAGgtcctggcagctcccagcaccatTGGGAAGGTGGGAGAAGCTtccagcctggccagggag GGCACCACGAACCCTCGGCTCGAGCTCCCCGATGCCGGTCGCAGCCGCGGGACGAGCGCTGCAAAACAACCCCTGGCTGCAGCGGGGCAGAAAGACCCCGAAAACATTTACGAGCAGGTTTCTGGACACCGTCTCTAA
- the LOC119140025 gene encoding death-associated protein kinase 2-like isoform X2: MAEGGWAGVLAAPESTQDTAGPAGAVGSEGLVATLSPGSVEDLYELLEKLGSGHFGVVKRCQERSTGTFYAAKFVKTQRCRGSRRGLERAQVEREVTILRQLDHPNIMRLHDLFASRAEVVLILELIRGGELFDFIAEKEMLSEEEAIEFLGQILRGVEYLHSHRIAHFDLKVPVGTPHFFSLGDPGAASPLLRASPTPCLPGMLLCPPAEPSTPQHPAVSPQPENIMLQEKDDPKPQIKIIDFGLAQRLEDGVTFKSLCGTPQYIAPEVINYEPLSSATDMWSIGVITYILVRQTLRPSPTSWLVPTSSRSAASARPPRWPRTSSGSCWHRMTATECLVHPWIKPLSRKQAVNRSRSSINMKNFRKFNARRKWKLSYNMVSACNRLCRTRLLCGLRKEDEELRCCESDQEEKDSHPVTLLRRRRSSCS, translated from the exons ATGGCTGAGggcggctgggctggggtccTGGCTGCCCCTGAAAGCACCCAG GATACAGCCGGCCCCgcgggggctgtggggagcgaGGGGCTGGTGGCCACCCTGAGCCCGGGCAGCGTGGAGGACCTGTAcgagctgctggagaagctgggCAG CGGGCACTTCGGCGTGGTGAAGCGATGCCAGGAGCGCAGCACCGGCACCTTCTACGCCGCCAAATTTGTGAAGACACAGCGATGCCGGGGCAGCCGCCGGGGGCTGGAGCGGGCGCAGGTGGAGCGGGAGGTCACCATCCTCCGCCAGCTCGACCACCCCAACATCATGCGGCTCCACGACCTCTTCgccagcagagctgaggtgGTGCTCATCCTGGAGCT GATCCGTGGCGGGGAGCTCTTTGACTTCATCGCGGAGAAGGAGATGCTGTCGGAGGAGGAAGCCATCGAGTTCCTGGGACAGATCCTGCGCGGGGTGGAGTACCTGCACAGCCACCGCATTGCCCACTTTGACCTCAAGGTGCCTGTGGGGACCCCccattttttctccttgggGGATCCAGGGGCTGCATCCCCCCTGCTCCGGGCATCTCCCACTCCCTGCCTTCCCGGGATGCTGCTGTGCCCACCGGCAgagcccagcaccccccagcaccccgccGTGTCCCCACAGCCCGAGAACATCATGCTGCAGGAGAAGGACGACCCCAAGCCCCAGATCAAGATCATCGACTTCGGGCTGGCCCAGCGCCTGGAAGACGGTGTCACCTTCAAGAGCCTCTGCGGGACCCCGCAGTACATCG CTCCTGAAGTGATCAACTACGAACCGCTGAGCTCCGCGACCGACATGTG GAGCATCGGGGTCATCACCTACATCCT GGTGAGACAGACGCTGAGACCCTCTCCAACGTCGTGGCTGGTGCCTACGAGTTCGAGGAGCGCTGCTTCAGCCAGACCTCCGAGATGGCCAAGGACTTCATCCGGCAGCTGCTG gcaccGCATGACGGCCACCGAGTGCCTGGTCCACCCCTGGATCAAG cccctcagCAGGAAGCAGGCGGTGAACCGGAGCCGTTCCTCCATCAACATGAAAAACTTCCGCAAGTTCAACGCTCGGAGGAAGTGGAAG ctctCCTACAACATGGTGTCTGCCTGCAACCGGCTGTGCCGCACGCGGCTGCTCTGCGGCCTGAGGAAGGAGGATGAGGAGCTG cgCTGCTGCGAGAGTGACCAGGAGGAGAAGGACAGCCACCCTGTCACGCTGCTGCGCCGACGgagaagcagctgctcctgA
- the LOC119140025 gene encoding death-associated protein kinase 2-like isoform X3, which produces MAEGGWAGVLAAPESTQDTAGPAGAVGSEGLVATLSPGSVEDLYELLEKLGSGHFGVVKRCQERSTGTFYAAKFVKTQRCRGSRRGLERAQVEREVTILRQLDHPNIMRLHDLFASRAEVVLILELIRGGELFDFIAEKEMLSEEEAIEFLGQILRGVEYLHSHRIAHFDLKVPVGTPHFFSLGDPGAASPLLRASPTPCLPGMLLCPPAEPSTPQHPAVSPQPENIMLQEKDDPKPQIKIIDFGLAQRLEDGVTFKSLCGTPQYIAPEVINYEPLSSATDMWSIGVITYILLSGLSPFQGETDAETLSNVVAGAYEFEERCFSQTSEMAKDFIRQLLAPHDGHRVPGPPLDQAPQQEAGGEPEPFLHQHEKLPQVQRSEEVEALLQHGVCLQPAVPHAAALRPEEGG; this is translated from the exons ATGGCTGAGggcggctgggctggggtccTGGCTGCCCCTGAAAGCACCCAG GATACAGCCGGCCCCgcgggggctgtggggagcgaGGGGCTGGTGGCCACCCTGAGCCCGGGCAGCGTGGAGGACCTGTAcgagctgctggagaagctgggCAG CGGGCACTTCGGCGTGGTGAAGCGATGCCAGGAGCGCAGCACCGGCACCTTCTACGCCGCCAAATTTGTGAAGACACAGCGATGCCGGGGCAGCCGCCGGGGGCTGGAGCGGGCGCAGGTGGAGCGGGAGGTCACCATCCTCCGCCAGCTCGACCACCCCAACATCATGCGGCTCCACGACCTCTTCgccagcagagctgaggtgGTGCTCATCCTGGAGCT GATCCGTGGCGGGGAGCTCTTTGACTTCATCGCGGAGAAGGAGATGCTGTCGGAGGAGGAAGCCATCGAGTTCCTGGGACAGATCCTGCGCGGGGTGGAGTACCTGCACAGCCACCGCATTGCCCACTTTGACCTCAAGGTGCCTGTGGGGACCCCccattttttctccttgggGGATCCAGGGGCTGCATCCCCCCTGCTCCGGGCATCTCCCACTCCCTGCCTTCCCGGGATGCTGCTGTGCCCACCGGCAgagcccagcaccccccagcaccccgccGTGTCCCCACAGCCCGAGAACATCATGCTGCAGGAGAAGGACGACCCCAAGCCCCAGATCAAGATCATCGACTTCGGGCTGGCCCAGCGCCTGGAAGACGGTGTCACCTTCAAGAGCCTCTGCGGGACCCCGCAGTACATCG CTCCTGAAGTGATCAACTACGAACCGCTGAGCTCCGCGACCGACATGTG GAGCATCGGGGTCATCACCTACATCCT GCTCAGCGGCTTGTCCCCCTTCCAGGGTGAGACAGACGCTGAGACCCTCTCCAACGTCGTGGCTGGTGCCTACGAGTTCGAGGAGCGCTGCTTCAGCCAGACCTCCGAGATGGCCAAGGACTTCATCCGGCAGCTGCTG gcaccGCATGACGGCCACCGAGTGCCTGGTCCACCCCTGGATCAAG cccctcagCAGGAAGCAGGCGGTGAACCGGAGCCGTTCCTCCATCAACATGAAAAACTTCCGCAAGTTCAACGCTCGGAGGAAGTGGAAG ctctCCTACAACATGGTGTCTGCCTGCAACCGGCTGTGCCGCACGCGGCTGCTCTGCGGCCTGAGGAAGGAGGATGA
- the LOC119140025 gene encoding death-associated protein kinase 2-like isoform X1: MAEGGWAGVLAAPESTQDTAGPAGAVGSEGLVATLSPGSVEDLYELLEKLGSGHFGVVKRCQERSTGTFYAAKFVKTQRCRGSRRGLERAQVEREVTILRQLDHPNIMRLHDLFASRAEVVLILELIRGGELFDFIAEKEMLSEEEAIEFLGQILRGVEYLHSHRIAHFDLKVPVGTPHFFSLGDPGAASPLLRASPTPCLPGMLLCPPAEPSTPQHPAVSPQPENIMLQEKDDPKPQIKIIDFGLAQRLEDGVTFKSLCGTPQYIAPEVINYEPLSSATDMWSIGVITYILLSGLSPFQGETDAETLSNVVAGAYEFEERCFSQTSEMAKDFIRQLLVKEPEHRMTATECLVHPWIKPLSRKQAVNRSRSSINMKNFRKFNARRKWKLSYNMVSACNRLCRTRLLCGLRKEDEELRCCESDQEEKDSHPVTLLRRRRSSCS, from the exons ATGGCTGAGggcggctgggctggggtccTGGCTGCCCCTGAAAGCACCCAG GATACAGCCGGCCCCgcgggggctgtggggagcgaGGGGCTGGTGGCCACCCTGAGCCCGGGCAGCGTGGAGGACCTGTAcgagctgctggagaagctgggCAG CGGGCACTTCGGCGTGGTGAAGCGATGCCAGGAGCGCAGCACCGGCACCTTCTACGCCGCCAAATTTGTGAAGACACAGCGATGCCGGGGCAGCCGCCGGGGGCTGGAGCGGGCGCAGGTGGAGCGGGAGGTCACCATCCTCCGCCAGCTCGACCACCCCAACATCATGCGGCTCCACGACCTCTTCgccagcagagctgaggtgGTGCTCATCCTGGAGCT GATCCGTGGCGGGGAGCTCTTTGACTTCATCGCGGAGAAGGAGATGCTGTCGGAGGAGGAAGCCATCGAGTTCCTGGGACAGATCCTGCGCGGGGTGGAGTACCTGCACAGCCACCGCATTGCCCACTTTGACCTCAAGGTGCCTGTGGGGACCCCccattttttctccttgggGGATCCAGGGGCTGCATCCCCCCTGCTCCGGGCATCTCCCACTCCCTGCCTTCCCGGGATGCTGCTGTGCCCACCGGCAgagcccagcaccccccagcaccccgccGTGTCCCCACAGCCCGAGAACATCATGCTGCAGGAGAAGGACGACCCCAAGCCCCAGATCAAGATCATCGACTTCGGGCTGGCCCAGCGCCTGGAAGACGGTGTCACCTTCAAGAGCCTCTGCGGGACCCCGCAGTACATCG CTCCTGAAGTGATCAACTACGAACCGCTGAGCTCCGCGACCGACATGTG GAGCATCGGGGTCATCACCTACATCCT GCTCAGCGGCTTGTCCCCCTTCCAGGGTGAGACAGACGCTGAGACCCTCTCCAACGTCGTGGCTGGTGCCTACGAGTTCGAGGAGCGCTGCTTCAGCCAGACCTCCGAGATGGCCAAGGACTTCATCCGGCAGCTGCTGGTGAAGGAGCCAGA gcaccGCATGACGGCCACCGAGTGCCTGGTCCACCCCTGGATCAAG cccctcagCAGGAAGCAGGCGGTGAACCGGAGCCGTTCCTCCATCAACATGAAAAACTTCCGCAAGTTCAACGCTCGGAGGAAGTGGAAG ctctCCTACAACATGGTGTCTGCCTGCAACCGGCTGTGCCGCACGCGGCTGCTCTGCGGCCTGAGGAAGGAGGATGAGGAGCTG cgCTGCTGCGAGAGTGACCAGGAGGAGAAGGACAGCCACCCTGTCACGCTGCTGCGCCGACGgagaagcagctgctcctgA
- the LOC119140025 gene encoding death-associated protein kinase 2-like isoform X4, translated as MAEGGWAGVLAAPESTQDTAGPAGAVGSEGLVATLSPGSVEDLYELLEKLGSGHFGVVKRCQERSTGTFYAAKFVKTQRCRGSRRGLERAQVEREVTILRQLDHPNIMRLHDLFASRAEVVLILELIRGGELFDFIAEKEMLSEEEAIEFLGQILRGVEYLHSHRIAHFDLKPENIMLQEKDDPKPQIKIIDFGLAQRLEDGVTFKSLCGTPQYIAPEVINYEPLSSATDMWSIGVITYILLSGLSPFQGETDAETLSNVVAGAYEFEERCFSQTSEMAKDFIRQLLVKEPEHRMTATECLVHPWIKPLSRKQAVNRSRSSINMKNFRKFNARRKWKLSYNMVSACNRLCRTRLLCGLRKEDEELRCCESDQEEKDSHPVTLLRRRRSSCS; from the exons ATGGCTGAGggcggctgggctggggtccTGGCTGCCCCTGAAAGCACCCAG GATACAGCCGGCCCCgcgggggctgtggggagcgaGGGGCTGGTGGCCACCCTGAGCCCGGGCAGCGTGGAGGACCTGTAcgagctgctggagaagctgggCAG CGGGCACTTCGGCGTGGTGAAGCGATGCCAGGAGCGCAGCACCGGCACCTTCTACGCCGCCAAATTTGTGAAGACACAGCGATGCCGGGGCAGCCGCCGGGGGCTGGAGCGGGCGCAGGTGGAGCGGGAGGTCACCATCCTCCGCCAGCTCGACCACCCCAACATCATGCGGCTCCACGACCTCTTCgccagcagagctgaggtgGTGCTCATCCTGGAGCT GATCCGTGGCGGGGAGCTCTTTGACTTCATCGCGGAGAAGGAGATGCTGTCGGAGGAGGAAGCCATCGAGTTCCTGGGACAGATCCTGCGCGGGGTGGAGTACCTGCACAGCCACCGCATTGCCCACTTTGACCTCAAG CCCGAGAACATCATGCTGCAGGAGAAGGACGACCCCAAGCCCCAGATCAAGATCATCGACTTCGGGCTGGCCCAGCGCCTGGAAGACGGTGTCACCTTCAAGAGCCTCTGCGGGACCCCGCAGTACATCG CTCCTGAAGTGATCAACTACGAACCGCTGAGCTCCGCGACCGACATGTG GAGCATCGGGGTCATCACCTACATCCT GCTCAGCGGCTTGTCCCCCTTCCAGGGTGAGACAGACGCTGAGACCCTCTCCAACGTCGTGGCTGGTGCCTACGAGTTCGAGGAGCGCTGCTTCAGCCAGACCTCCGAGATGGCCAAGGACTTCATCCGGCAGCTGCTGGTGAAGGAGCCAGA gcaccGCATGACGGCCACCGAGTGCCTGGTCCACCCCTGGATCAAG cccctcagCAGGAAGCAGGCGGTGAACCGGAGCCGTTCCTCCATCAACATGAAAAACTTCCGCAAGTTCAACGCTCGGAGGAAGTGGAAG ctctCCTACAACATGGTGTCTGCCTGCAACCGGCTGTGCCGCACGCGGCTGCTCTGCGGCCTGAGGAAGGAGGATGAGGAGCTG cgCTGCTGCGAGAGTGACCAGGAGGAGAAGGACAGCCACCCTGTCACGCTGCTGCGCCGACGgagaagcagctgctcctgA